From a region of the Colias croceus chromosome 14, ilColCroc2.1 genome:
- the LOC123697280 gene encoding uncharacterized protein LOC123697280: MYIFIFLENSFLLNFHGIFVVSLNAKNYLRFQYRNLTVGVFTSQAIDVNVIGEWKADLGWEVTCGWQTLPNDTLQSVRLYNNGQQFMIFRPEKHGTSRSEVFRTPENFMNVDCTTTADRGQQGKCTLILEPYQPPVYDFTYTCEVSGERPMFRMGKKDFYVRVLVPPSDAVLHVKAPENPSSPIVTINCSSTGLPAPSLSWTVGGDKVQADFTKRDWNATSKLWQSWSTLSFTRSGDSNTATCLPEVKSNNETIKGKPAVYNSAGSLYGIIKLTVFTMMILHRLS; the protein is encoded by the exons ATGTACATATTCATTTTCCTGGAAAACTCATTCCTTCTCAATTTCCATGGAATATTTGTGGTTTCTTTAAACGCGAAAAACTATCTTCGATTCCAATACAGAAACCTTACAG TTGGAGTATTTACGAGTCAGGCTATAGATGTGAATGTCATCGGAGAATGGAAAGCCGATCTGGGCTGGGAGGTGACCTGCGGTTGGCAGACCTTGCCCAACGACACGCTGCAGTCCGTAAGATTGTACAATAATGGCCAGCAGTTCATGATATTTAGACCAGAA AAGCACGGGACCTCTCGAAGCGAAGTATTCCGAACACCAGAGAACTTTATGAACGTAGATTGCACCACTACAGCAGACAGGGGTCAGCAAGGAAAGTGTACTCTGATCCTCGAACCTTACCAACCCCCGGTGTATGACTTCACATATACGTGTGAAGTTAGCGGCGAGCGACCGATGTTTAGGATGGGCAAGAAAGACTTTTACGTCAGGGTtttag TGCCACCATCAGACGCCGTGTTGCACGTGAAAGCTCCAGAAAACCCATCATCTCCAATCGTGACTATAAACTGTTCGTCTACTGGCCTCCCAGCGCCATCTTTGTCTTGGACCGTTGGTGGTGATAAG GTCCAAGCAGATTTCACCAAACGCGATTGGAACGCAACATCAAAACTCTGGCAGTCCTGGTCCACACTATCCTTCACTCGGTCTGGTGACTCCAATACAGCTACATGCTTACCTGAAGTTAAATCTAATAATGAGACAATTAAGGGAAAACCCGCTGTGTATAATTCTGCTGGAAGTTTGTATG GTATCATAAAATTAACAGTCTTCACCATGATGATCCTGCACCGATTAAGCTGA